One region of Ahniella affigens genomic DNA includes:
- a CDS encoding VCBS repeat-containing protein produces MKRMQAVIAAIARLAWFAPLIAAIGQSPAATLQTLTGPAGTGWSLAPIADVDGDQVDDALVSTALGNSVRGSVSLYSGRTGALIRTMTGPDNGASAGWAVADAGDLNGDGIHDVVTGHPRSGSQRGGAVAFSGANGAVLWQWLGTGSEGFGWAVAGVGDVDADQRDDVLIGNGFNPGRAYLYSGRDGHLIRTFTGDVAGAGFGQGVSGIADLNQDQRPDLLISAPVEGAPATGAIYVFSGADGARLRKITGPVGAVNFGTSFLGDAGDVNGDRVPDVYVGDFSALGGDGRAFVFSGADGSRLHLFQGANGEGLGCGRGAGDVDHDGHADLIIGSYSYSSAGLGARGRMQVFSGRTGAVMQTELGTAAGEQFGFDAASLGDTNNDGRVDFLVGASPVNLARIIRGDVEPQPGFAIGAGMTGAWHDPANPGHGFFIQVLPEQRFLAIWFAFDNGGNQAWFGGVGTYTGNQADLDAQIFSGGRFPPNFNAADVQTRAFGHLQFQFSDCNAGQVRFEPVVAGYAAGTMPLARITQPAGLSCE; encoded by the coding sequence ATGAAACGCATGCAAGCAGTCATCGCAGCAATCGCCCGTCTGGCCTGGTTCGCGCCACTCATCGCCGCAATAGGGCAGTCTCCAGCAGCAACATTGCAGACGCTTACTGGCCCGGCCGGAACAGGCTGGTCATTGGCGCCCATTGCTGACGTCGATGGCGACCAAGTCGATGATGCGCTCGTATCTACGGCCCTTGGCAACAGTGTTCGGGGCAGTGTGTCGTTGTACTCGGGACGCACCGGCGCCCTGATCCGCACGATGACGGGCCCGGATAACGGCGCGTCGGCGGGCTGGGCCGTTGCCGACGCCGGCGATCTGAACGGCGATGGCATCCATGATGTGGTGACCGGGCACCCACGCAGCGGCAGTCAACGCGGCGGCGCCGTCGCGTTTTCCGGTGCCAATGGCGCAGTGTTGTGGCAATGGCTTGGCACGGGCAGCGAGGGTTTTGGCTGGGCCGTCGCAGGCGTCGGTGATGTCGATGCCGACCAACGCGACGATGTGCTGATTGGCAATGGCTTCAATCCGGGGCGCGCCTATCTTTACTCGGGCCGGGACGGTCACTTGATCCGCACCTTCACAGGCGACGTGGCCGGTGCAGGATTCGGTCAAGGCGTGTCCGGGATTGCCGATCTGAACCAGGATCAACGCCCGGATCTTCTGATCAGTGCGCCGGTCGAAGGCGCGCCCGCAACGGGCGCGATCTATGTGTTCTCCGGCGCCGATGGTGCGCGTCTTCGAAAAATTACCGGTCCGGTTGGTGCAGTGAACTTCGGAACCTCGTTCCTCGGAGACGCGGGCGATGTGAACGGCGATCGCGTGCCCGATGTCTATGTCGGCGACTTCAGTGCACTGGGGGGCGATGGTCGCGCCTTTGTGTTCTCCGGAGCCGATGGCAGTCGCTTGCACTTGTTTCAAGGGGCGAATGGCGAAGGGCTGGGTTGCGGGCGTGGCGCGGGCGATGTCGATCACGACGGTCATGCGGATCTGATCATCGGCTCCTATTCCTATTCATCCGCCGGACTCGGTGCGCGCGGGCGGATGCAAGTCTTCAGTGGCCGGACCGGTGCGGTAATGCAGACTGAGCTCGGGACCGCCGCGGGCGAGCAATTCGGCTTTGACGCTGCATCGTTGGGTGACACCAACAATGATGGTCGCGTCGACTTTTTGGTTGGCGCATCGCCCGTCAATCTCGCGCGTATCATCCGTGGCGACGTCGAGCCACAGCCCGGATTCGCGATTGGCGCGGGCATGACCGGTGCCTGGCATGATCCAGCCAACCCCGGGCACGGCTTCTTCATTCAGGTCCTGCCGGAGCAACGCTTCCTGGCGATCTGGTTTGCGTTTGACAACGGCGGCAATCAGGCCTGGTTTGGTGGGGTGGGGACTTACACTGGCAATCAGGCAGACTTGGACGCGCAAATCTTTTCAGGCGGACGCTTCCCGCCCAACTTCAATGCGGCGGATGTGCAAACGCGAGCCTTTGGTCATTTGCAATTCCAGTTTTCCGACTGCAATGCCGGACAGGTGCGCTTTGAGCCGGTTGTCGCCGGATATGCCGCCGGCACCATGCCCTTGGCACGCATCACTCAGCCTGCGGGATTGAGCTGTGAGTAA
- a CDS encoding winged helix-turn-helix domain-containing protein, which yields MNSMASNWFVPSNNGRMTRAALPGAILHDLAADTAVRGDLPKLRGAVVDLAAQRLYRAGLDVRLSPKATAVLAVLIARRGQVVTRQLLLDQVWPRMSVGDDVVTRAINELRTALADDQSQDRLIETIARKGYRLRAEPELGGAEASADVAGVESPSSVAVANNRVFELPAERVAPGTTASAARRRMVVLGLALLVGLLAIWSLASWWTNTPRNASAMPLDVSRHATVLSFESGQLVGPSVSGDGTILAYLAHEAGKPGYALVWRETGSTAVHTLLPALNGRDLYPPAVSRDGSHIALIVADPTRAEVWLLARAGGEPRRVAMPNHRYFARLLDWLPDGKSLVLASAENDVQTDIVPMLLDVEQGTMRLLPGARDWPGNAGLPRISPDGKHLAFVQRDGLDTRLCLADLIGAVSRCGDRLRDPNSLAWLPDGSAIWVLDLGPTPHQLIAFDRQARATATADVERIRQMSINPHGSARLVFKRSMSRIHLLRLSLSGPSANDEQWIAPAAGNDALVQLSSDGLQTWFVSGRDGGEQIWKWQQDQLQRVSQGPWRRVLAFTQGDASGRIWILAVDAAQHTALFQLAAGDTVPSRVMDVPGVYDLTLHRDRLLLIRHVSAGASTLLRLAADRLEAVDAGIQEPIVRAQTCGDALCFSDRQGVLYRRRDQQPGSEPLLLTASLVEPSAWRVSGDSIWYVGAVKGAAALRQHNLAIDQPEQVFPTAMPPYPADFAVGNQQAVIMPVLFDDSGELMAAPIADLPLPWHVLPDSS from the coding sequence ATGAACAGCATGGCAAGCAACTGGTTCGTCCCATCCAACAATGGCAGAATGACTCGGGCAGCGTTGCCTGGAGCCATTTTGCACGATCTTGCTGCCGACACTGCCGTTCGAGGCGACCTGCCCAAGTTGCGGGGCGCGGTCGTGGATCTGGCTGCCCAGAGGCTGTATCGCGCCGGGCTGGACGTGCGTCTGTCACCAAAAGCCACTGCCGTACTGGCGGTCTTGATCGCGCGTCGCGGGCAGGTCGTGACCCGGCAATTGCTCCTTGATCAGGTCTGGCCCCGAATGAGCGTTGGCGACGACGTGGTGACACGCGCCATCAACGAACTACGGACGGCCTTGGCGGACGATCAGAGTCAGGATCGGCTGATCGAAACGATCGCCCGCAAGGGCTATCGACTGCGGGCCGAGCCCGAACTGGGAGGCGCCGAAGCAAGTGCCGACGTCGCGGGCGTCGAATCACCATCATCCGTTGCCGTTGCAAACAATCGCGTGTTCGAACTGCCAGCCGAGCGCGTGGCGCCCGGAACGACAGCGTCTGCAGCACGCCGACGCATGGTGGTGCTTGGGCTCGCACTGCTCGTTGGTCTGCTCGCAATCTGGTCACTGGCGAGCTGGTGGACGAACACGCCGCGAAACGCGTCGGCAATGCCGCTGGATGTCAGTCGACACGCGACCGTCCTGAGTTTCGAATCCGGCCAGTTGGTGGGCCCCAGCGTCTCTGGTGATGGCACGATCCTGGCCTATCTGGCGCATGAAGCCGGCAAGCCAGGCTACGCGCTCGTCTGGCGGGAAACCGGGTCGACCGCTGTCCACACGCTGTTGCCGGCACTGAATGGTCGGGACTTGTATCCACCCGCTGTATCGCGCGATGGCAGTCACATTGCATTGATCGTCGCTGACCCGACGCGTGCGGAAGTCTGGTTGCTGGCCCGAGCCGGTGGTGAGCCACGCCGCGTTGCCATGCCGAATCATCGTTACTTTGCGCGGTTGCTCGATTGGCTGCCCGATGGCAAGTCACTCGTATTGGCGAGCGCCGAAAATGACGTGCAGACAGACATCGTACCGATGCTGCTCGATGTGGAGCAGGGGACCATGCGGTTGCTCCCGGGCGCGCGCGATTGGCCTGGTAACGCCGGCTTGCCGCGGATATCGCCGGATGGCAAACACTTGGCGTTTGTGCAGCGCGACGGTTTGGACACGCGCCTCTGTCTCGCTGACCTGATCGGCGCCGTGAGCCGCTGTGGCGATCGACTTCGCGACCCTAATAGTCTCGCGTGGTTGCCGGATGGCTCGGCAATATGGGTGCTGGATCTCGGGCCGACGCCACACCAACTGATCGCTTTTGACCGCCAGGCGCGGGCCACCGCGACCGCCGACGTCGAGCGCATTCGGCAAATGAGCATCAATCCACATGGCAGCGCGCGACTGGTGTTCAAGCGATCCATGAGTCGCATTCATCTGTTGCGCCTGTCGTTGTCGGGCCCGTCCGCCAATGACGAGCAATGGATTGCGCCGGCGGCGGGCAATGACGCGCTGGTTCAGCTTTCGAGCGACGGCTTGCAGACTTGGTTCGTCTCTGGCCGGGATGGCGGCGAGCAGATCTGGAAGTGGCAGCAGGATCAATTGCAGCGCGTGTCTCAAGGGCCGTGGCGGCGTGTGCTCGCGTTCACGCAAGGTGACGCGTCTGGTCGGATCTGGATTCTGGCCGTCGATGCAGCGCAGCACACCGCGCTCTTTCAACTTGCGGCAGGCGATACCGTTCCGAGTCGCGTGATGGATGTGCCGGGCGTCTACGACCTCACGCTGCATCGCGATCGCCTACTGTTGATCCGCCATGTCAGCGCCGGCGCCAGCACCTTGTTGCGACTCGCCGCCGACCGTCTGGAGGCGGTGGACGCCGGCATCCAAGAGCCGATTGTCCGAGCGCAGACATGTGGGGATGCACTCTGTTTCAGTGATCGCCAAGGTGTGCTGTACCGACGACGGGATCAGCAGCCCGGCAGCGAGCCTCTGCTCCTGACGGCGAGCCTGGTCGAACCGTCGGCGTGGCGGGTGTCTGGTGATTCGATCTGGTATGTCGGTGCGGTCAAGGGCGCGGCCGCGCTACGCCAGCACAACCTGGCAATCGACCAACCTGAGCAGGTTTTTCCTACGGCGATGCCGCCGTATCCGGCGGATTTTGCAGTTGGGAATCAGCAAGCGGTAATCATGCCCGTTCTGTTTGATGATTCCGGCGAACTGATGGCGGCACCAATCGCCGATCTCCCCTTGCCCTGGCACGTGCTGCCCGACTCATCCTGA